The Burkholderia cepacia genomic interval GCCGAACACCCACGCGAGCACGGCCGGCACGAGTACGACGAGCGCGAGCGCCCACGCGAGATGCTGCGTACCGCTCCAGTACCACGGCAACTGGTGCCAGTCGAGAAACACCATGAAGTCGGGCAGGTCGCTGCCGTACTTGCCGTCGCGGCCGATCTCGCGCATCAGGTACATGCCGATCGCATAACCGCCGAGCGCGAAGAACAGCCCGTGGCCGAGGCTCAGGATCCCGCAGTAGCCCCACACGAGATCGAGCGCGAGTGCGGCGATCGCGTAGCACATCAGCTTGCCGGCGAGCGTCATCGCGTAGGCGGACAGATGGAGTGCGCTCGACTCGGGCACGACGAGCGCGGCAAGCGGCACGCCGATGCCGATTGCGATGCACAGCGCGATCAGCGCGAGCCACGCGCGGCGCGACAGCAGCGCGGGACGGGGCGGCAGGCCGAGCGCGAAAGGGGCCGCCGCACGCGCGGCGGCAGCGGGCTTCGGCGCGTCGGCGAGCGGCTTCGACAACGAATCGGTGATTGAAGTCATGTCAAGCCTCCGCACTGCGGCCCTTCGGGGCGAACATGCCCTGCGGACGTTTCTGGATGAACAGCACGATCATCACGAGCACCGCGATCTTCGCGAGCACGGCGCCCCAGAACGGCTCGATCGCCTTGCTCGCGAGGCCGAGCCCGAAGCCGCCGAGCACGGTGCCGGCGATCTGCCCGACACCGCCGAGCACGACCGCCATGAACGAATCGATGATGTAGTTCTGGCCGAGGTCGGGGCCCACGTTGCCGATCTGCGACAGCGCGCAGCCGCCGAGGCCCGCGATGCCGGCGCCGAACGCGAAGGCGTACGCGTCGACGCGCGCGGTCTTCACGCCGACGCACGCGGCCATCCGGCGGTTCTGCGTGACGGCGCGCACGAACAGGCCGAGCCGCGTCTTCGTCAGCACGGCCCACGCGACGAATACCACCGCGAGCGCGAACGCGAGGATCGCGAGCCGGTTGTACGGCAGGATCAGGTTCTGCATCACGGTCACGCCGCCGCTCATCCACGACGGGTTCACGACCTGCACGTTCTGCGCGCCGAACAGCATGCGTGTCGCCTGGATCAGGATCAGGCTCACGCCGAAGGTCGCGAGCAGCGTCTCGAGCGGACGGCCGTACAGGTGCCGCAGCACGAGCCGCTCGAGCACGATGCCGACGAGCGCGGCCGTCACGAACGACACCGGCACGGCGACGAGCGGGTACCAGTCGAACGCGCCGGGCGCGTAGCGCTGGATCAGCGTCTGCACGACATAGGTTGCGTACGCACCGATCATCAGGAATTCGCCGTGCGCCATGTTGATCACGCCGATCAGCCCGTACGTGATCGCGAGGCCGAGCGCGGCGAGCAGCAGCACGCTGCCGAGCGACAGGCCGGCGAACAGCGTGCCCGCGATCTCGCCGCGGCGCTGCAGCGCGTGCAACGCGTCCAGTCCTTGCTGCGCGGCGTCGCGCACACGCGCGTCGGGCTCCGCGTAACTGCCGTCGGCGTTCTTCGCGACGAGCGGCCGCAGCTGTTCGATCATGTCGAGATCGCGGCGCGCGGCCACCACCTGCACGGCTTCGAGGCGTTTCGCCGGATCGGCGTCGTGCAGCGCGGCGATCGCCCACAATGCATCGAGGCGGCGCTTCAGCGCGGGATCGGTTTCCTTCGCGCGCGCACGATCGATCATCGGCTTGAGCGCCGGGTCGGGCGACTTCAGCAGCGCATCGATCGCGTCGCGGCGCGCGGCGACGTCGGGCGACGCGAGCGCGAGCCCCGACAGCGCGCCCGCGATTTTCGTGCGCAGCAGGTTGTTCAGCATCACGGGCTGCGCGTCGCCGGCCGGCGTCGCGGCCTGCGAGAGCGCGTCGTGCGCGGTGTCGCCGGTCTGGATCAGCAGGCGGCCGTCGCCGGTCGCGAGCGCGTCGCCGCTCGACAACGCATTGAGCACCGCGACGGCGCGCGGATCGGGATCGGCGGCGAGCCGTTCGATCGCGGCCGTCTTCGCGTCGAAGTCGTCGCCGGCAAGCGCGGCGGTATCGGCAGCCGTCAGCGCGAAGGCCGCGCGCGGCGCGACGCCGGCGAGGGCGGCGCACGCGACGATCGCGACGGCGGCTCGGCGAAAGCGTGTAGGCATCGGGAAATCCTGGCAGACGTGGGGGAGATGTCTCGTGCGGCGATGCCGGGGCGTCGGCGGGCGCGGTGACGGTTCGCGATCGCGGCCGAAGCCGGCGTGCCGCAACGGCGAACCGCCGCGACCGGGAGCGCCACGCGTTCGCGCGGCGCCCCGTGCCGCGTCAGGCGAGCGCCGTGCGCTGCCGGCGCAGGAACGCCGGGATCGACGTGACGATGTCCGGCTTGCCCTGGTTACCCGCGATGAACGGGCTCCACGGTTGCGCGCGCACCGCGGTCTTGGTCTTCCACACGACGTTGAATTGCCCGTCGCCGCGGATCTCGCCGATCATCACCGGCTTGTGCAGGTGATGGTTGCCGTCCATCGCGAGCGTGAAGCCCGACGGCGCGGCAACCGTCTGGCCGATCATCGCGACGCGCACCTTGTCGACGTCGGTGCTCTTCGCCTTCTCGACGGCCTGCTTCCACATGTGGATGCCCACATAGGTCGCCTCCATCGGGTCGTTGGTCACGCGCTTCGCGCCGCCCGGCAGGTTGTTCGCCTTCACCCAGGCGGCGAACTGGTCCTTGAATTTCGTGTTGGTCGGGTTCTTCACCGACATGAAGTAATTCCACGCGGCGAGGTGGCCGACGAGCGGCTTCGTGTCGATCCCGCGCAGTTCCTCCTCGCCGACCGAGAACGCGACGACCGGCACGTCGGTCGCCTTGATCCCCTGGTTGCCGAGCTCCTTGTAGAACGGCACGTTCGAGTCGCCGTTGATCGTCGAGATCACGGTCGTCTTGCCGCCCTGCGAGAAATTCTTGATGTTCGCGACGATGGTCTGGTAATCGCTGTGGCCGAACGGCGTGTAGACCTCCTGAATGTCGGCGTCCTTCACGCCCTTCGATTTCAGGAACGCGCGCAGGATCTTGTTGGTCGTGCGCGGATACACGTAGTCGGTGCCGAGCAGGAAGAAGCGCTTCGCGCTGCCGCCTTCCGCGCTCATCAGGTACTCGACGGCCGGGATCGCCTGCTGGTTCGGCGCCGCGCCCGTATAGAACACGTTGCGCGACATTTCCTCGCCTTCGTACTGCACCGGGTAGTAGAGCAGCCCGTTCAGCTCCTCGAACACCGGCAGCACCGACTTGCGCGACACCGACGTCCAGCAACCGAACACGCACGCGACCTTGTCCTGCGTGAGCAGCTGGCGCGCCTTCTCGGCGAACAGCGGCCAGTTCGACGCGGGATCGACCACCACGGGCTCGAGCTTGCGGCCCATCACGCCGCCGCTCTTGTTGATGTCGGCGATCGTCATCAGCGCGGTGTCCTTCAGCGACGTCTCCGAGATCGCCATCGTGCCCGACAACGAGTGCAGGATGCCGACCTTGATCGGGCCGGTGCCCGCATCGGCCGCGTGCGCGAACGGGCTCTTGCCCGCGAGCGCGAGTGCGCCGGCCATCGAACCGAACTTCAACAGACTGCGACGTTTCATCGGGTTCCCCTTGACGTGTTGGATATGCGTGCGCCGTTGCGGCGTCGACCATCGGCATTACGCAAGGCATGTGCCAGCCGCGCGCATGCACGGCGGACGTGCGTCGCGCGGGCGGCGGCGCGGTGCGCGTGACGCGTCGTGCGGCATGAATGGCTCGTCGCGGTGCAGGGGCGCGGGCGGAAATGGTGCACGGTTGTGCTTCACCGTTGCGGTGCTTACACTCGGGTTTCGCATTGCTTCGCATCATGTCTTCGCACCACGCCGGCGCGCCCTGCCACCGCGCAGCCGCGCCGAACGATTCCACCGAGGAGCCGCCATGAGTCAGCAGCAAACGAACGCCCCCGATCTGTCCGCCTTCTGGATGCCGTTTACCGCCAACCGCCAGTTCAAGGATGCGCCGCGCCTGCTGGTATCGGCGAAGGGGATGTACTACACGTCGCACGACGGCCGGCGCATTCTCGACGGCACCGCCGGGCTCTGGTGCGTGAACGCCGGGCACGGGCGCGACGAGATCGTCGCGGCGGTGAAGGCGCAGGCGGAAGAGATGGATTTCGCGCCGACCTTCCAGATGGGCCATCCGAAGGCGTTCGAGGCGGCCACGCGGATCGCGCGCCATACGCCCGGCGACCTCAAGCACATCTTCTTCACGAACTCCGGCTCGGAGGCGGTCGATACCGCGCTGAAGATTGCGCTCGCGTATCACCGCGCGCGCGGCGAAGGGCAGCGCACCCGCTTCATCGGCCGCGAGCGCGGCTATCACGGCGTCGGCTTCGGCGGCATCTCGGTCGGCGGGATCGCGCCGAACCGCAAGGCGTTTTCGGGCGCGCTGCTGCCGTCGGTCGATCATCTGCCGCATACGCTGAACCTCAATGAAGCCGCGTTCTCGAAAGGGCAGCCCGCGTGGGGCGCGCACCTCGCTGACGAGCTCGAGCGGCTCGTCGCGCTGCACGACGCGTCGACGATCGCCGCGGTGATCGTCGAGCCGGTGGCCGGCTCGACCGGCGTGCTGATTCCGCCGAAGGGCTATCTCGAGCGCCTGCGCGAGCTGTGCGACCGGCACGGCATCCTGCTGATCTTCGACGAGGTGATCACCGGCTGGGGGCGCCTGGGCGCGCCGTTCGCCGCGCAGTTCTTCAACGTGACGCCCGACCTGCTGACGATGGCGAAGGGCACCAACAACGCGGCGGTGCCGATGGGCGCGGTCGCGGCGAGCGATGCGATCCACGACACGATCGTGAACGGCGCGCCGGCCGGCATCGAGCTGTTCCACGGCTATACGTATTCGGGGCATCCGCTCGCGGCCGCCGCCGCGTGCGCGACGATCGACCTGTACGAGCGCGAGAAGCTGTTCGACCGCGCCGCGCGGATGGCGCCGGTGTTCGAGCGCGAGATCCACAAGCTGAAGGACGCGCCGCACGTGATCGACGTGCGCAATCTCGGCCTCGTCGGCGGCGTCGAGCTGAAGCCGCGCGACGGCAAGCCCGGCGCGCGCGCGTACGACGTGTTCGTCAGGTGCTACCAGAAGGGCGCGATGGTGCGCTATACGGGCGACATCCTCGCGTTCTCGCCGCCGCTCATCGTCGAGGAGGCGCAGATTGCCGAGCTGTTCGCGATCGTCGCGGAAGCGCTGAAGGAAACGGAGTAGGGCGGAAAGAAAAACGGGCGCGCGGCGCGCGCCCGTCGGGCACTTCGTGTGGCCGGCGAGGTGCGGCCGGTCAGTCAGGTCAGTAGCGCGGCACGGACGGATCGACGTCGCGCGACCACGCGTCGATCCCGCCTTGCAGGTTGTACAGCTTCGTGAAGCCGCGCGACTCGAGGAACATCGCGACCTGCGCGCTGCGCATGCCGTGATGGCACACGCAGACGATTTCCGCTTCGTCGTCGAGCTCTTCGCTGCGCGCGGGAATCTGCTGCATCGGGATCGACACGCTGCCGGCGATGTGCGCGGTCGCGATTTCCCACGGTTCGCGCACGTCGAGCACGACCGGCGCGGGGCGCGTCTTGTCGCCGAGCCATGCCGCGAGCATCGCGGCGGTCAGGATCTGCATGGAGGCTACGCCGCTCAGAACTTGAAGCGCGACGGCTCGATCGCGTTGACGAGGTGGTCGATGTAGGTTTCGAACACGTCGGCGACGCGGTACTGCTTGTCGTCGATGCGCGTGATGATCTGCGCCTTCATCACCGGACGGCCGCCGACGAATGCCGAGAGACGGCCGCCGACTTTCAGCTGTTCGAGCATTTCCTGCGGCACGACGGGCAGGCCGCCCGCGACGCAGATCACGTCGTACGGCGCCTTGCCGGCCCAGCCGCGCGAACCGTCGCCGAGGACGACTTCCGCATTGGTCACGCCGTCGTTGCGCAGGTTGTCTTCCGCGAACTTCGCGATGGCCGGATCGATCTCGACGGCCGTCACGTGCTGCGCGCGATGCGCGAACAGCGCGGCCAGGTAGCCCGAACCGGCGCCGATCACGAGCACGTTCTCGTGCTTCTTGACCGCCAGCTCCTGCAGCACGCGCGCTTCGACGCGCGGGAACAGCATCTTGCTGGTGCCGCCCGGCAGCGGCAGTTCGAGGTCGGCGAACGCGAGGTCGCGGTATTCGGCCGGCACGTAGTTTTCACGCTTGACGATCGACAGCAGGCCCAGGACGTCGAGATCCAGCACGTCCCACGGCCGGATCTGTTGTTCGATCATGTTGAAACGCGCGTTTTCGATATTCATGGTGTGGTCACGCAGCCTGGTCGGCCATCAGCGGGGATAGAGAAACTTGTCAATTGTACCAAACGGCACGGGCAGCCAGCCTTCAGAAGCCCTGCAATGCAGCTTATCGCTTGCTCTTCTTGATCTGCGCCTCGAATGCGAGGTCGAGCTTGCTCGCCTTGCGCGGCTTTTTGGGGCCGAATTCGTCGACGAACCTGACGAACTCGTCGAGCGGCAGCGGCTCGCAGCGCTTCTCGGCGGTGCCGCCGGAACGGTCGACGAGATAGAACAGGCCGCCCGCCATCGCGACGGCCGCGAATTGCGGGTTGCCGGAGCGGGTCTTCAGGCGTTCGACCGCGTGGGTCGCTTTGGTGGTGCGCATCGTGCGGATTCTGCTGCGGACATGAGGCCCACACTGTATCAACAACCGGCCGCGCGTGCGCGGCCGGCGACCCGCTTAGACCGTGCGTGAATAACGCTGCTGCTGCGTCTGGCCGAGATACGCGTCGAACGCCATCGCGATGTTGCGCACGACCATCCGGCCGGCCGGATGGATCGTCAGGCGGTCGCCCGCGATCGTCAGCAGCCCGTCGCGCTCGAACGGGCGCAGCGCGTCGAGCTCGCGCGAGAAATGATCGGCGAAGCGGATGCCGTGTGCGGCCTCGACATGCGAGAACGGCAGTTCGAGGTTGCACATCAACTGCGTGATCACGTCGCGGCGCAGCCGGTCGTCGGGCGTGAGCCGCACGCCGCGCGCGATCGGCAGCCGGCCCGCGTCGAGCGCGGCGCCGTAGGCGGGCAGGTCCTTCGCGTTCTGCGCGTAGACGTCGCCGACCTTGCCGATCGACGACACGCCGAAACCGACGAGGTCGGTATCCGCGCGCGTGCTGTAGCCCTGGAAATTGCGTTGCAGCGTGCCGTTGCGCTGCGCGCGCACGAGCTCGTCGGACGGCCGCGCGAAGTGGTCCATCCCGATGTACACGTAGCCGGCCGACGTCAGCATGTCGATCGCGAGGCCGAGCAGCGCGATGCGCGTTTCCGGCGGCGGCAGCGTCGCCTCGTCGATCTGACGCTGCATCTTGAACATGTGCGGCATGTGGGCGTAGCCGAACACCGACAGCCGGTCGGGCGCGAGTTCGATGATCGTTTCCAGCGTGCGCGCGAAGACGGCAACGGTCTGGTGCGGCAGCCCGTAGATCAGGTCGACGCTCACCGAATGAAACCCCGTCGTGCGCGCGGCCGAGAGCAGGTCGGCCGTCATCGCGCGCGGCTGGACACGGTTGATCGCCTGTTGCACGACCGGATCGAAATCCTGCACGCCGAGGCTCAGCCGGTTGAAGCCGATATTGCGCAGGTGGACGAGCGTGGCGGGTGTGACCGTGCGCGGATCGATCTCGATCGAGAACTCGGCGTCGGCATCCGGCGCGAGCGCGAAATGCTCGCGCGTGGCCGCCATCAGCTCGGCCGTTTCGTCGTCGGACAGGAAGGTGGGCGTGCCGCCGCCCCAGTGCAGCTGCGTGACCGGGCGCGCGGGATCGAACAGCGCGGCCTGCAGCGCCATCTCGCGCTTGAGCTGCTCGAGATACGGGCGCGCGCGGCGGCGGTTGTTGGTCGCGATCTTGTTGCAGCCGCAGTAGAAGCACGCGGTGTTGCAGAACGGGATGTGGAAGTACAGCGACAGCTCGCTCGACGAGGCGCCGGGGTCGCTCGCCGCGCGCAGGTAGTCGGCCGGGTCGAAATCGTCGCGGAACTGCAGCGCGGTGGGGTAGGACGTATAGCGCGGCCCGTTCGCGCCGTACTTCGCGAGCAAATCGGGACGGAACAAGGTGTCGGCTGAGCTCATCGCGGTCTCGCGCATTTAGATGCTTTCGAGTATATAAACGCGCGATTGGGCTGCATTGTGTAATAACGTCGCAGCCGGCGATGGCACAATGCGGGGTGGGGCTGCCGGCCTCGAGGCGCGGCGCCGCGTTGTTGCCGTCGTTCCGTTCGAGAGAGCCGAGTGTCCGTCGAAATGCCTGTCCGCCCGGCGCCTGCCGATGTCCCGCCGCCGCATGCGTGCCGCGAGGGCTGCGGCGCGTGCTGCATCGCGCCGTCGATTTCCAGCCCGATTCCGGGCATGCCCGACGGCAAGCCGGCCGGCGTGCGCTGCGTGCAGCTCGGCGACGACCTGCGCTGCCGGATCTTCGGCCGCCCCGAGCGGCCCGCGTGCTGTTCCGGGCTGCAGCCGGCCGCGGACATGTGCGGCGCGTCGCGCGACGACGCGCTCGCGTGGCTCACGCGTCTCGAGGCCGCGACGCAGCCGTCACAGCCGCGCTGATATCGATGGGCCCCCCGATCGATCAGGCGCCCATTTCGGCAAGCATAGGAGATTCAGCATGACCGCCAGCCGCGCGCGCCGTCGGCGCCGCTTCCTCATCGCATGCACCGCCGCCGTCGGCGTGACGCTGTCGCTCGCCGCGTGCGCGTCGACGTTCCCGTTCATCCCCGATCACTACACGTTCTCGCGCGGCGACGTGCAGAAGGCCGTCGCGCGCAAGTTCCCGTACCAGAAGACGGTCGCGCAGGTCGTCGACGTGTCGCTCGCGAACCCGGCCGTCAACCTGCTGCCCGACCAGAACCGCGTCGCCGTGCAGCTCGACGCGCATTTCGCGAGCCCGTTCCTGCGCGCGCCCGTCAGCGGCAAGTTCACCGTGTCGGGCCAGCTTGCCTACGACGCACCGAGCCGTTCGGTCGTGCTGAAGTCGCCGGCCGTCGACAGCCTCGCGCTCGACGGCGACGCGCAGACGTACGCGCAACAGGTCGGCGCGGCCGCCGGCCTGCTCGCGACGCAGTTGCTGACCAACTATCCGATCTACACGTTCAAGCCCGAACAGCTGCAATTTGCCGGGGTGAACTACGAACCCGGTACAATTACGATTCTTACAAACGGCATACGCGTGGCGATCGTCGAAAAGTGACGACGAACCGCGCTCGGCCGGAGGGGGGCCGCGCGTGGAAGAGTGGCCCATTCATTCGACCATTTCGGAGTTGGGCCACGGATGGACTGGATCCTGATCTGCAAGGCTTTGATCCTCGGCGTCGTCGAGGGGCTGACGGAATTCCTGCCGGTGTCGAGCACCGGTCACCTGATCGTCGCGGGCAGCTTCCTGAATTTCAACGATACGCACGCGAAGACTTTCGACGTCGTGATCCAGTTCGGGGCGATTCTCGCGGTCTGCTGGGAATACCGGCAACGGATCGCGTCCATCGTATCCGGGCTGCCGAGCCGGCCCGATGCGCGGCGCTTCACGCTGAACGTCGTGATCGCGACGATTCCCGCGATCGCGCTGGGCCTCCTGCTCGAGAAGAAGATCAAGGCCGTGCTGTTCTCGCCGGTACCCGTCGCGTTCGCGCTCGTCGCGGGCGGGGCGATCATCCTGTGGGCCGAGGCGCGGCAGCGCGAACGCAGCGAGCCGCCGCGCGTGGTGTCGGTCGATGCGCTGACCCCGCTCGATGCGCTCAAGGTCGGCATCGCGCAGTGCTTCGCGTTGATCCCCGGCATGTCGCGCTCGGGCTCGACGATCATCGGCGGGATGCTGTTCGGTCTCGACCGGCGCGTGGCCACCGAGTTCTCGTTTTTTCTCGCGATTCCGATCATCTTCGGCGCGACGCTCTATGAAACCGTCAAGGACTGGCAGGCGTTCACCGTCGATTCGCTCGGCCTGTTCGCGCTTGGCCTCGTCGCGGCGTTCGTCAGTGCGTTCGTGTGCGTGCGCTGGCTGCTGCGCTACGTCGCGACGCACGATTTCACGGTGTTCGCGTGGTACCGGATCGCGTTCGGGCTGTTCGTGCTGCTGGTCGGGTACAGCGGCTGGCTGAACTGGGCGTGATGCCGATACGGCGGCCGATGCGCCACCGATAAAAAAGGCCCGATCGGCAGATGCCGGTCGGGCCTTTTTCCATTCGGGGCAGGGGCGAGTCGTTCAGCCTGTGCGCTTGCGGAACACCAGGTCCCACACGCCGTGGCCGAGGCGCAGCCCGCGCCGTTCGAACTTCGTGACCGGGCGGTAGTCGGGGCGCGGCGCGTAGTCGGCGGCGGTGTTTTCGAGCGTCGGTTCCGCGCCGAGCACTTCCAGCATCTGTTCCGCGTAGTTCTGCCAGTCGGTCGCGCAGTGGATGTATGCGCCGGGCTTCAGGCGCGACGCGAGATGCGCGACGAGCGGCGGCTGGATCAGCCGGCGCTTGTGGTGGCGCGCCTTGTGCCACGGGTCGGGGAAGAAGATGTGCACGCCGTCGAGACTTTCCGGAGCGAGCATGTGCTCGAGCACCTCGACCGCGTCGTGCTGGATGATGCGGATGTTCGGCAGATCCTGCTCGCCGATCAGCTTCAGCAGTGCGCCGACGCCCGGCTCGTGCACTTCGACGCCGAGGAAGTCGTCGCCCGGGCGGTTCGCGGCGATTTCCGCGGTCGACGCACCCATCCCGAAGCCGATCTCGAGGATGCGCGGCGCGCTGCGGCCGAACACCGCGTTCCAGTCGGGCAGCTCCGGCGCATACGGCACCACGAAGCGCGGGCCGAGTTCGTCGAGCGCGCGGCGCTGGCCGGTCGACACGCGGCCGGCGCGCGTCACGAAGCTGCGGATGCGGCGGTGGTGCAGCGGATTGACGGCGTCGGCGCCTTCGGCGGCTTCATCGGGAATGGCGTCGTCGTGCGGCGGCAGGCCGGCTTCGTTCGGATCGTCGTGCATCATCGGTACAGAGAAAGGCTCGGTTGCGGGCGAGGGCCCGTTGCGCGATTGCCGCGCCGGCCGGACCGGCGCGCGGTACAAAAAAGCCGCCTTCGACGAGGCGGCTTGTGCGCAGGCTGCGATGCAGCCGGAAAGTGGAGCGGGCGATGGGACAGTCAGCCATCGACCTGCAATTCCACTTGCATTCAACTGCTTGCCCGGTTGCCTGCCTGAACGTCGAGCAGGCGGCCACGGGCAACAGGCCTGCCATGCAGGGGTCGGTAGAGTAGCACAACGCAAAATCGTCCGTCCAGTTGCCGGGCAATTGAGTAGACTCGCTGGCACTGCGGC includes:
- a CDS encoding undecaprenyl-diphosphate phosphatase, coding for MDWILICKALILGVVEGLTEFLPVSSTGHLIVAGSFLNFNDTHAKTFDVVIQFGAILAVCWEYRQRIASIVSGLPSRPDARRFTLNVVIATIPAIALGLLLEKKIKAVLFSPVPVAFALVAGGAIILWAEARQRERSEPPRVVSVDALTPLDALKVGIAQCFALIPGMSRSGSTIIGGMLFGLDRRVATEFSFFLAIPIIFGATLYETVKDWQAFTVDSLGLFALGLVAAFVSAFVCVRWLLRYVATHDFTVFAWYRIAFGLFVLLVGYSGWLNWA
- the urtB gene encoding urea ABC transporter permease subunit UrtB, with the translated sequence MPTRFRRAAVAIVACAALAGVAPRAAFALTAADTAALAGDDFDAKTAAIERLAADPDPRAVAVLNALSSGDALATGDGRLLIQTGDTAHDALSQAATPAGDAQPVMLNNLLRTKIAGALSGLALASPDVAARRDAIDALLKSPDPALKPMIDRARAKETDPALKRRLDALWAIAALHDADPAKRLEAVQVVAARRDLDMIEQLRPLVAKNADGSYAEPDARVRDAAQQGLDALHALQRRGEIAGTLFAGLSLGSVLLLAALGLAITYGLIGVINMAHGEFLMIGAYATYVVQTLIQRYAPGAFDWYPLVAVPVSFVTAALVGIVLERLVLRHLYGRPLETLLATFGVSLILIQATRMLFGAQNVQVVNPSWMSGGVTVMQNLILPYNRLAILAFALAVVFVAWAVLTKTRLGLFVRAVTQNRRMAACVGVKTARVDAYAFAFGAGIAGLGGCALSQIGNVGPDLGQNYIIDSFMAVVLGGVGQIAGTVLGGFGLGLASKAIEPFWGAVLAKIAVLVMIVLFIQKRPQGMFAPKGRSAEA
- a CDS encoding DUF1439 domain-containing protein yields the protein MTASRARRRRRFLIACTAAVGVTLSLAACASTFPFIPDHYTFSRGDVQKAVARKFPYQKTVAQVVDVSLANPAVNLLPDQNRVAVQLDAHFASPFLRAPVSGKFTVSGQLAYDAPSRSVVLKSPAVDSLALDGDAQTYAQQVGAAAGLLATQLLTNYPIYTFKPEQLQFAGVNYEPGTITILTNGIRVAIVEK
- the trmB gene encoding tRNA (guanosine(46)-N7)-methyltransferase TrmB, yielding MMHDDPNEAGLPPHDDAIPDEAAEGADAVNPLHHRRIRSFVTRAGRVSTGQRRALDELGPRFVVPYAPELPDWNAVFGRSAPRILEIGFGMGASTAEIAANRPGDDFLGVEVHEPGVGALLKLIGEQDLPNIRIIQHDAVEVLEHMLAPESLDGVHIFFPDPWHKARHHKRRLIQPPLVAHLASRLKPGAYIHCATDWQNYAEQMLEVLGAEPTLENTAADYAPRPDYRPVTKFERRGLRLGHGVWDLVFRKRTG
- a CDS encoding protein-L-isoaspartate O-methyltransferase family protein; translation: MNIENARFNMIEQQIRPWDVLDLDVLGLLSIVKRENYVPAEYRDLAFADLELPLPGGTSKMLFPRVEARVLQELAVKKHENVLVIGAGSGYLAALFAHRAQHVTAVEIDPAIAKFAEDNLRNDGVTNAEVVLGDGSRGWAGKAPYDVICVAGGLPVVPQEMLEQLKVGGRLSAFVGGRPVMKAQIITRIDDKQYRVADVFETYIDHLVNAIEPSRFKF
- the hemN gene encoding oxygen-independent coproporphyrinogen III oxidase produces the protein MSSADTLFRPDLLAKYGANGPRYTSYPTALQFRDDFDPADYLRAASDPGASSSELSLYFHIPFCNTACFYCGCNKIATNNRRRARPYLEQLKREMALQAALFDPARPVTQLHWGGGTPTFLSDDETAELMAATREHFALAPDADAEFSIEIDPRTVTPATLVHLRNIGFNRLSLGVQDFDPVVQQAINRVQPRAMTADLLSAARTTGFHSVSVDLIYGLPHQTVAVFARTLETIIELAPDRLSVFGYAHMPHMFKMQRQIDEATLPPPETRIALLGLAIDMLTSAGYVYIGMDHFARPSDELVRAQRNGTLQRNFQGYSTRADTDLVGFGVSSIGKVGDVYAQNAKDLPAYGAALDAGRLPIARGVRLTPDDRLRRDVITQLMCNLELPFSHVEAAHGIRFADHFSRELDALRPFERDGLLTIAGDRLTIHPAGRMVVRNIAMAFDAYLGQTQQQRYSRTV
- a CDS encoding YkgJ family cysteine cluster protein — protein: MPVRPAPADVPPPHACREGCGACCIAPSISSPIPGMPDGKPAGVRCVQLGDDLRCRIFGRPERPACCSGLQPAADMCGASRDDALAWLTRLEAATQPSQPR
- a CDS encoding aspartate aminotransferase family protein, which translates into the protein MSQQQTNAPDLSAFWMPFTANRQFKDAPRLLVSAKGMYYTSHDGRRILDGTAGLWCVNAGHGRDEIVAAVKAQAEEMDFAPTFQMGHPKAFEAATRIARHTPGDLKHIFFTNSGSEAVDTALKIALAYHRARGEGQRTRFIGRERGYHGVGFGGISVGGIAPNRKAFSGALLPSVDHLPHTLNLNEAAFSKGQPAWGAHLADELERLVALHDASTIAAVIVEPVAGSTGVLIPPKGYLERLRELCDRHGILLIFDEVITGWGRLGAPFAAQFFNVTPDLLTMAKGTNNAAVPMGAVAASDAIHDTIVNGAPAGIELFHGYTYSGHPLAAAAACATIDLYEREKLFDRAARMAPVFEREIHKLKDAPHVIDVRNLGLVGGVELKPRDGKPGARAYDVFVRCYQKGAMVRYTGDILAFSPPLIVEEAQIAELFAIVAEALKETE
- the urtA gene encoding urea ABC transporter substrate-binding protein; protein product: MKRRSLLKFGSMAGALALAGKSPFAHAADAGTGPIKVGILHSLSGTMAISETSLKDTALMTIADINKSGGVMGRKLEPVVVDPASNWPLFAEKARQLLTQDKVACVFGCWTSVSRKSVLPVFEELNGLLYYPVQYEGEEMSRNVFYTGAAPNQQAIPAVEYLMSAEGGSAKRFFLLGTDYVYPRTTNKILRAFLKSKGVKDADIQEVYTPFGHSDYQTIVANIKNFSQGGKTTVISTINGDSNVPFYKELGNQGIKATDVPVVAFSVGEEELRGIDTKPLVGHLAAWNYFMSVKNPTNTKFKDQFAAWVKANNLPGGAKRVTNDPMEATYVGIHMWKQAVEKAKSTDVDKVRVAMIGQTVAAPSGFTLAMDGNHHLHKPVMIGEIRGDGQFNVVWKTKTAVRAQPWSPFIAGNQGKPDIVTSIPAFLRRQRTALA
- a CDS encoding rhodanese-like domain-containing protein encodes the protein MQILTAAMLAAWLGDKTRPAPVVLDVREPWEIATAHIAGSVSIPMQQIPARSEELDDEAEIVCVCHHGMRSAQVAMFLESRGFTKLYNLQGGIDAWSRDVDPSVPRY